Below is a genomic region from Brassica rapa cultivar Chiifu-401-42 chromosome A08, CAAS_Brap_v3.01, whole genome shotgun sequence.
CTTGCTTACCGTTCTTGGCGCGTCATTATCAACGGCAACCTCGAGTGCGTTTGAATCTCTGTTGTTAGATCCAATCTCCTCACCGTCCTGCTTGTCTACACGATGTGAAGGACTCTTTGTGGAAGAGCCTGAGGTTACTCGAGGTTGTTGTGGATTCTCGGCCTCACTCGCTGCATGAGTTGGTGTTGGCGATTTTTGTGGCTGACTCGGAATCACTGGGCGTGGTGTACCCTTACTATTGCCCTGAGAAGGCAATTCTGCTGCTGGTGTGGGGGAATGAACGCCTTGATGTTCCAGTGGAGATGCTGCGGTTTCTCTCACACGGTTTCGAGCCCTCTTGGTTGGATTAGACGAGGACCCACCATCCAGACCACTGTCtcgcttcctcttcttctctgtGGTCTCACTCCTCTTCGCcacatctttctttttcttaacgGCGGCTTTCCTTTTCGCTGCcgcttctttctttttcttaacgGCAGCTTTCCTTTTCGCTGccgcttcttttttttttcacgcCGGCGTTCTTCTTCTCTGACGCTCCcgctttttctttcttctcgGCGAGCCGAGTTTTTGGCGACATTGCACATACTAATTTGGAGATGGAGATTGTTGTTTTGAGATGATTGTGCTTGAATCTGAGTTTGATTACAGATGGGAGTTTGAAATCGTGGTGGTTATGAGAGAGAGTTTGAAATCGTGAATAGGAAAAGATGAAATTGGGAATTTAGGGTTTTGAAGTTGGGTCGGGTCGGGTTAATGGGTTTTGGTGGTTGGGTTTGTAAATTTCTTGGTTACCTTTTTCCcttattttcgtttttttttcttttaatttttaaacaaaaatacatGTGGTCCATAATAGGATTTTTTAACCTTTTTGACCCTTCCCAGCATTTGATCCCTTTTTCCAAGACTTCGCTTGCTCTCTTTGAAGTTTGAATCTAAAGACAAAATTCACACCACGTCACCTTGCCCTTTCTAGATGTCAAATCAAATGGTTGAACACAAATCTTAAGTCGGGTTGGGTATAATTCTAAAATAGATGATAATTTCTCACTCTCTCAGTTCAGATTTCGTCAAGAGTTAACAACGGGCAATATTTGAAGCTAACACAAACTGAGTGAAAAAGGTGTCTCTTAGATAAGAGAGTAATGACTACTAGAGTTTCAACAAATCCCATTCAGGTTTTGTACTAGCACCAGACTagatttaaattataaaaaaaaacaaacgaaGGTCCAAAACAAACAGAAAGATCAATTTCTTCTTATCACAAGAAGATCCTCTGTTTAGTAACCGCCTCCATCACCACCTCCTCCATagccaccaccacctccaccgtAGCCGCCACCACCTCCGTAGCCGCCACCACCCCCATAAGCCCGGGGAGCACTTGGTCTATCGTTAGCAACATTCACTCGGATGTTGCGTCCATTCAGTTCCTGGAaataaaaaaaacccaaaagcATTAAACCATAGAAAACACACAAATAATTATCATTTAGAAAGTTTATTAACTGAGCATTCAAACACAAACCTTTCCGTCCATCTCTGAAATTGCGGCATTAGCAGCACTCTCATCAGAGAAATTGACAAATCCAAACCCCCTTGACCTTCCGGTTTCCCTATCAACAATGACCTTAGCTGCacaacaataaataaaaataaaaaatataaactttcgCACAATGTAACAAAAATCTTCAACGTGCAACCATTACTTACAATCGATGACTTCACCGAAGTTAGAGAAAGCCTCCCTCAATGACTGGTCATCAGTTCCCCATGAGAGACCTGAACCAATCAACACCACACGAGtcaaaccaattttcaaaacaaataaaacattccGATCTTCATAAGAACAAAGACAAGATATTTACCACCGACAAAGAGCTTGGTAGACATGTACCGGAGAGAACCGAGCATAGACTGAACGGGAACATTCCCTGTCTGAGAAACCGCACCTTGCCTCAATAGACCACCGAGACTTTTGCAGAAAGCCATTTCTACACAAATTTGAAACCACAAACCTTAAATCAAATCTCAAAAACCTATTCCACAACGAGAATAACAAGATCCTAAAACTTGCAGATCTAGATTCAAGCTAGACGGAAAGTGTATATAAAAGCTCCCGATCCATTAAAGACGAATCGGGAATATTATGAAAGACACAAATCAAAAGCATTATGAGGCGTACGAAAATGAAGATCGAGAAGAAAATGGAGTAGATCGGTACCTGAGTGGTAAAGCTTCGAAACTAGGGTTTTGGTAAACTGAGAGAGAGAGGCAGGGGCCAAGGAATAGGGTTTaagaggtatatatatatatctcatttttttcttttaaagattttttatgGGCCAAATGATTATCATCTGCGTATAAGTGTATATTGCTAGTGTGTACTAATGCATCTATAGTTGTCCACGTGTATTGTTTAGTGAATCAATTTTTGTTGTACTATTCTGTATCTGAGTGTAGCTTGTAGTCGTTGTAGAGTAATTATAATTCGGACTAAAGTTTTTAAAGTTTCGGCCTATTTTATTTGCTCAGATACTTTTATTAGGCTTACAAACCCGAAAAATCTAGTtatataaaagagagtttatctCACTCCTGGGCCCTCCACATAGGAATCCATGTAGGAAATTCGTCCGGTCGCGCCACGTGTCCACTCTTCATCCGCATCGTTTCATTTATTCTGAAATTATATGGGCTTTTATCTTTACTCATTTTTATCTTGCTGTCGGGATTTTCTAAAACTTATTCTTAAGCTCAGTTAAGTACTTTAGGTTTTTTCTTCGTCGTCTTCTCACCTTCCTTTTGCCAATTTATTCGATCAGAAAACAAAGGCATTTATCAACTCACCGTAACATCGTCTCCACCTTCCATTAAAATCCCTTAAATCCAAGCTTTAAGGTGATTACTCCACTACTTTCATTCTAGAGCATTTAATCGACTTCTTTGGATTCTCAGCCAACTGACTGAAGCTGTGAGTATAAATATCACATCTTTCACCCATGAGCAGCACAAATTCAACAAGATCGAGAAGAAAAGTTGTTCTAAATGATACACTCTTTATCAAATAGGAATCTACTTGGATACGCTTGGTCGCGAGGGAAGCAAATCCAGAGGTAGCAGATGCTCGAAAGAGAATTAGAAGTAGCTCTACGATATCAGTTAAATGTATTGGCTTAATCTTCAACGATATATTGTTCATCAGGTAAGCATAATCACTCTCATTCTGTTATTTTAAATCTCTTTGGATTGATCACTAACAGCATTTTAGTAACCTAGGAATCTAATGTTATTCTCTTTTTGACACATGAGAGTTGTGTAGATTTGGAGACTTGAAAAATTCTTTTTGTGACATTTTAAATGATATCATCTTTTTGTaagataatatgattttctgTGTTTGTTTGCGGTTGGTCTGAGAAAAGCTGGtaacgtttttttgtttttaaagctGGTAGCTTTGGTTGTAAAGCTACGTTTGAATGACTGGATCCTGCTATGCTTCTCTGTTTTCTTAGTTGATTCAAAAAGGAGATATTACAAGAGTTCAAGCATGGGTCACTCTGAAACGTCCTGAACTCCCAATGGACTCTTAGGTGCCACTACTCACTCGCCTCACTCCACCAATAGAAAAGCTTTATTGTTCTTCTTGCAGATTCAAAGTACGTTTGGTTCTCCACGGTGCAGGATGCCGCAATAAAAAAAATCCCATCCTCTCCTTACGGTCACATCACAATCTTCGAAGGTTCTAAAGTCTGCAAAGCTCGATCGGAGATTACAGGTGTTTAGAAGCTTATCAGCAGCATGCTAATCCCATGACATCAGTGATGAAGCAATAAGGAGACCAGCAAGTCTTAAGCGGAGCTAGAAACAGGTGGCTCGAGTAGAGAGTGGAGACGATTGCTCAAGGGACGCCTATATGACTACTTCTAACAACCACTCACTGGATGAATCAAGCGCACAGAGTTGTAGAAATAGTCTAATGTAACGACATGATTATCGAAATTCATGCAGATGATCGTATATCAATGTCTGTTTTGAGTTACTCCTCATCCACCTTTTCCTTTAGGTATTTAAAAACGAACAAAAGAACAAATagaatcccttatatactaaagcgcaagtcgCCTGGCGAATCAGAGACTGCCATGTggaaaaacttaaaaaaaaaccaaaaaaaaatagaaaaaaattgaatttcttTTTGCATCCTACTTTTATCTAATTCAGATTTTCAACTACTTTTCTTcctattttttctcaaaaatctAAACCCACGTTAACTTGCATATTTTGAGACggttttcttcatttttatataaattgcaAACCTACTTTACTATGTTTTTTTACTTTGCGTCTCTgacaaacaaaatttatactCCCGcctcttcaatatttttttttggtttttcattTGTTGTTAAATTATCAAAATGAAGAACTGCATCACGTTATCAAAGGAAGGAAAAGTAAGTGTTCCATTGTTatcaaatttttgtttcttgcaacaataatataaaagtgTACTTTATCAATCTTATCCATGTGCAACCATAATCAATGTGGGTTTTATTTGGCTTATAATATAAATCTAGATATCAATTTTTGAATCTGTTTCTCTCAGTTATACTTTAAAATATTCTACTACATATTTTCTATAGATGGAAAGAACAAAATGTTAAAGAAGATGAACAGAACCTGCAACTCTGCTCAACCATCTCAATATTTGATGAATCATTGACAAGACAAACGCATGAGATAAATGTGCGTAGGGGTTAAACGTGAGATAAAGGTGCTTATTTGGTGAAATCTATGTTTATATTTAGAGGTTGATTGTTTGCATATTTTagattggtttttgtttttcaaaaactaCTTTTTTGTCCAatcaagatttttttaaaagtgattCCCTACAATTTAGGAAAACTTAAACTGATTTTATTCCCAATCAAGATTTTAACAAAAGAGTTTTCTTATAAAATAGGGAAACTAGATTTTAGATGTTTAACAAAGTTTTCAATGAAATAGTGGGTTATTGTcaaattgctttttttttcttaagaaatcTAAGTTCATAttctattaattttaaaatagtggGTTATTTTCAAATGGCTTCATGTGTAGTTAAAAATCATAATAACTACTTACTCACGTGAAATATCTCACACGTGTTTTTTTCGGAGCATCaaaatattgatattatttttaataacttttttctctttcataatttatcataattttttttttcaaattatttctaTCCAAAATACAAAGGTATATTTTATGAAAGATTTATTTGCAAGgcaaatacataaaaattgaTGAATCAAGTATAATTTCTCTTAACAATGTTTTTATGAGTTGTTCATATCTCAATTAGATAacataaaatgcttacaaaaatatatcatcatatctatttttaaaacaaaatccttctaaaatatctattttaaaacaacatcaGATATTCTGTAAACCGTTTCCAgcttatttttttatatcttatatatgtgtgtaaaaaaatataaatttatatgaattaaaattatgataaaataaattaaaatataatcgATTTGACCTGTGCATAGCACGGGAGTATACTAGTATTCAATAAAGCTTTAGTCAGTTGTTAATTTAACAATTATTTTCATCAAAAGTAAATAATTATGATAAAAACTATTAGATCATAATTATTCTATCTCACACAAATGCATactttggaagaaaaaaaaacattaaacaagAAAAGGCTACTATATTTATATAgacataattaattttatttttttaaataaagattCACAAGTTGAAcacaattaatatatttacatatctttgataaacattttattttcaaaaatgctATGACCATTAAACAAGAAAAGACTACTATATTTACATagatatatctatttttttttaaaacatccaCAAGTTGAAcacaattaatatatttacatatctttgctaaacattttattttcaaaaatgctatcaaaatatatcttaaacttctataaatttattagaataaatattagacagtcacattaaaattttctattaaaataacttaaaataaataatattagaaaACTTCAAAGATGTGTTTATATTTTAGTTGTTTTACACTTTATTTGTCTGATATTATGCAAACTTttcaatatattaataaaataatctaaTAGTATATAACCCAAAgacattgaaaaatatgttaggaTCTTCTGTAAATTAAttacttaattaattaaatcagttgcttaattattttaagtgaataaaatatatagtctTGTAAATTAACTTATATAAGTaagataaacaaatattttgtgtCCGATTAGTTGGGTTTTAAGTGCATAAATTTTGTTGTAAGAATTTAGTTTGTAGATCTTAGGTTTTAGTGAtgtagttataatttttttaatgtagaaaaatattataaattttaaactgtttttttaagaaaaaaatatattttaaaaggatTGTAGTTTTAAAGAGGAGGGTCAATTAAATTACAAAGAGAACaattatacaaaatttatataaaaacataagtGAAATGAAACATTTCTACAATCCAACCAATCAAACAAGTAGCTAAAATTTAATCAACTTTTTCATTTTGCTCATCaccttatatataattttgaataaaaaatatcagaaatttaaatattaattattttcaaattcgtaagacaaaaaaataaataactgaaaataatttataattgtctagctacttatattttttataatagattatgatatctatatatttaaataaacataaaaatatataataaaaataaaatttaaatgaaaaaacccgggcgtagcccgggctGATCCTAGTTTACTCTAAAAGACACAAATCAAATCTCCAATTATGCTAAAAGACACATTGGACATTGAAGACACTTTCCCATGTTAAATTGACCAATAAACTCTTTAACCAGTATGTAAGTGAGCCTGGTTACATCTCATAACTAAAAATAACTGATTAGAAACTGAACCATTcaataattcattttttttttacttcaagTCTTCTTCTGGAAACAACGAGACCAActcccttcttttttttttttaaattcaattcTTTTGCTCTAGATCTAGAAATTGTTAAAATGGAATGTGTTAAATCCTCAcctttatgattttttttttgttttcgtattctttctttcttgtatcatgatttgaaatttaaaacttatatatatgagAATCAAACAAGTTAAACGACAGTGACGGTGATGACCACCGCAAAACATCGGGGCCGGTAAGTCAGGCTTCGTTGCTTTACAGCCATGAAAGAATAATTGTCTCTTCTAAAGCTTTCTTCTTCATCTATGACCATCTGCTTCGATCTACACTCCACGCTACAGAACGCTCTACCACTTCTGATGTATTCAAACCAGAACCAAAACACATCCGAAAAACATAAACACAAGTCCTATAATAAAGAGAATTGTGGATGAGAAAATTGTGGACGTCAAAGTTGTGGAAGAGAGATTTGTGGACAAGAAAGTTATGGACAAGATACTTTGTGGACAAGAGAGTTGTGTTAACATTTTCTGTAGAGAAACCATGCAATTGGCTGTTTGTATTTCAAAAATTTTTACAATCAAGTGGAAGCTCAAGTACGCAATGTCTTAGACTTTGTGATCTTACGAACCATGCATGAGAGCATGTGTGTTGATTCAAGGATATCTGAAATCTTTCCTATCATCTATAAGGATCATGGATGGGTAATATGTGGATGGTGCTTTCTAGATGAATGTATCGTAGATGAGTTTCTCGTGGATAGTGTGTCGTGGATGGTGTCTTGTGAATAGTGTATCGTGGATGGATTTTTCGTGGATAGTATGTTGGGTAGTTCATGGATGAATGTATCGTGGAAAGTATAAACAGAGGTTGAGAAAAAACAAGTTACTCACaataaaagaatattaaaaaacatGGGATTGTTAGAAAACAGAGCTTTTGTGTGGAGAGTATAAATATATGTTCAATCTTATCGTTTTCCACTGTTCACCATCTCTTTCACTATAGCTTTCAAGATAACAAGCTCTAACGAAAACCTTAAATTCTTCACCAACTTTCTCAACCTTTGCAACTCATTAATTACACTCCATAAGGCATGTTTTTTTCCAGCCATTGATCTACTTTCATCAAAATG
It encodes:
- the LOC117127488 gene encoding neuromodulin-like — encoded protein: MSPKTRLAEKKEKAGASEKKNAGKEAAAKRKAAVKKKKDVAKRSETTEKKRKRDSGLDGGSSSNPTKRARNRVRETAASPLEHQGVHSPTPAAELPSQGNSKGTPRPVIPSQPQKSPTPTHAASEAENPQQPRVTSGSSTKSPSHRVDKQDGEEIGSNNRDSNALEVAVDNDAPRTVERDDMTVEADKPAENYLSIGSMKFARKHFKVKKTKDEKEKGLQVTEVDVLEKL
- the LOC103833150 gene encoding glycine-rich RNA-binding protein 2, mitochondrial; protein product: MRYIYIPLKPYSLAPASLSQFTKTLVSKLYHSEMAFCKSLGGLLRQGAVSQTGNVPVQSMLGSLRYMSTKLFVGGLSWGTDDQSLREAFSNFGEVIDSKVIVDRETGRSRGFGFVNFSDESAANAAISEMDGKELNGRNIRVNVANDRPSAPRAYGGGGGYGGGGGYGGGGGGYGGGGDGGGY